The Besnoitia besnoiti strain Bb-Ger1 chromosome IV, whole genome shotgun sequence genome contains a region encoding:
- a CDS encoding hypothetical protein (encoded by transcript BESB_054180), whose product MAMRPREDQEAGGLFSGIFDRGGYVTRLKELNAAAERIFMYNKLLLIVDEQLNGVRLALGAYRRGEVESARRLAAGASSSGSKLAKERPRSDAGLPGSGVEDSSRHSDCALVGTTFLYCSPTVLPTFLTQFAAKLEARRATYRSQRKAAVRALLAMNPSATELSERECRLLLAESGLPEDSLKGVD is encoded by the exons ATGGCTATGCGGCCAAGAGAGGACCAAGAGGCAGGAGGTCTGTTTTCGGGCATATTCGATCGTGGCGGCTATGTCACACGACTCAAGGAACTCAatgccgcggcggagaggatcTTCATGTACAACAAG CTTCTGCTCATCGTGGATGAGCAGCTCAacggcgtccgcctcgcaTTGGGTGCCTATCGCCGTGGAGAAGTGGagtcggcgcggcgtctggctgccggcgcctcgtcctctggAAGCAAgctcgcgaaggagaggccACGCAGCGATGCAGGTCTCCCTGGTAGCGGAGTCGAAGACTCGAGCAGGCATTCGGACTGCGCCTTAGTCGGCACTACGTTTCTATACTGTAGCCCTACAGTCCTACCTACGTTCCTTACACAG TTCGCAGCGAAACTGGAGGCGCGTCGAGCCACATACCGCTCCCAGCGCAAGGCGGCGGTACGCGCGCTGCTTGCAATGAATCCAAGTGCGACAGAGTTGAGTGAAAGAGAatgccgccttcttctggcTGAGTCGGGGTTGCCGGAGGACAGTTTGAAGGGAGTCGACTAG
- a CDS encoding cwfj family protein (encoded by transcript BESB_054190) yields MLAGLRFDSGFSGSKKNKDKKKKRSKSPDQKSTERPQEDPNEPLRDAAEATKAPERRSLSPCRLLSGGRSPERGGHRGTSGERSETQRGDHSDAGDNGEAPVYLEQSSHHGLSSVAASRELNPLLRPARASSSENPAETTQSGALSVSPSAHTWRSAQTWRACQLRRLQERAQERGDTTVAQLVAEHLGADAALFPVGGPQPERRLSHRTSRSPLGRSEWRRDRGSYGEARGDRGESRARGRDERDDSGPSGRPWTRERSEERDGRERGDGRCQPRLDNGRSDRYLRPDPASGPVLSPLQEEDGARKPSWREKVATLASRRGAVESGPGHRAPRPARGWQRAESRREGREWDFVFSRSPPESHMGEAKPTTSSRMSDERPPGRSSLAGERGGSSCAAGQQKDDTERKFSFSDRHGGRASGAGDETPPQTNSSGPPPPSSSGPSSASSTPSASADINRLAADALRAQMCGDQRAFRRLGGLVAQRQLAATADELVRDDDANEGRFAFGASSILPRPAGGGAMRDEAAARRPRGDALDDGSSTQSVLDLQRRERGSDNASFDRACVNAVLSNRMGDDEDDPVAPKMSEKRRRITEERERNRGRLLNKQQGNCARCMDTQHFGRVHRAGIIAMSSQALLCFQPWRNCVLRSHLLLLPLAHVSSVTTVDDAGYEELRNFQKSIVTYFQETRGELPVFIETVTHFVAKEKLWMGAGPHTAVEVLPIPQDRLLEAKTYFRKAFEEAEGEWQQHKKVLEVRGREGIRSAIPANIPYIHVDFALTGGLAHVIEDGRSFSASFGRDVILGMLEKPPTDRAFFTEE; encoded by the exons ATGCTGGCTGGCTTGCGCTTCGATAGCGGCTTCTCAGGGAGCAAGAAAAACAAGgacaagaaaaagaagcggTCGAAGAGCCCGGACCAGAAGTCCACCGAAAGGCCACAGGAGGATCCGAACGAACCCCTGCGAgatgcggcggaggcaacaaaggcgccggagaggcgAAGCCTCTCTCCGTGCCGACTCCTGAGCGGCGGTCGGAGCCCAGAGCGGGGCGGCCACCGTGGGAccagcggcgagcggagcgagacgcagagaggagatcACAGCGATGCCGGTGACAATGGAGAAGCTCCTGTCTATCTGGAGCAATCCTCGCACCACGGCCTCTCTTCCGTCGCAGCTTCTCGAGAGCTCAatcctcttctgcggcccgcgagggcctcgtcGAGCGAGAACCCGGCAGAGACGACCCAG AGTGGGGCGCTGTCcgtctcgccgtccgcgcacACGTGGAGATCGGCCCAAACGTGGCGGGCTTgtcagctgcggcgcctgcaagAGCGCGCgcaagagcgaggagacaccacCGTGGCGCAACTGGTCGCGGAGCACCttggcgcggacgccgcgctctTCCCTGTGGGGGGGCCGCAGCCCGAAAGGAGGCTCTCGCACCGCACGTCGCGTTCGCCCTTGGGTCGCTCCGAGTGGCGCAGGGACCGCGGGAGCTACGGCGAAGCTcggggagacagaggagagagcagggcgcgcgggcgagacgagagagacgattCCGGACCGAGCGGCCGCCCCTGGACGCGtgagagaagcgaagagcgcgatggcagagagcgcggagacggtCGCTGTCAGCCGAGGCTCGACAACGGTCGTTCGGATCGCTACCTGCGACCTGACCCTGCTTCAGGGCCGGTGCTGTCGCCTCTccaggaggaggacggcgcgcggaAACCTTCTTGGAGGGAGAAAGTCGCGAcgctcgcctctcggcgAGGGGCTGTGGAGAGCGGCCCGGGACACAGAGCGCCtcggccggcgcgggggTGGCAAAGGGCTGAGAGCcgaagagagggaagagaaTGGGATTTCGTgttctctcgctcgcctcccgaAAGTCACATGGGGGAGGCGAAACCGACGACTTCGTCGCGGATGTCTGATGAGAGGCCTCCCGGCCGCTCGTCTTTGGCTGGAGAGCGCGGGGGTTCCTCTTGCGCAGCGGGGCAGCAAAAGGATGACACAGAGCGGAAGTTCTCCTTCTCGGATCGCCACGGCGgtcgcgcgtcgggcgctggGGACGAGACTCCACCACAGACAAACTCCAGTGGCCCTCccccgccgtcgtcctctgggccgtcgtctgcgtcgagcacgccttcggcctccgcggaCATCAACAGgctcgcggcagacgcgttGCGGGCTCAGATGTGTGGCGACCAGAGAGCGTTTCGCCGTTTAGGCGGCCTGGTTGCGCAGAGACAGCTTGCAGCGACAGCGGATGAGCTCGTGCGAGACGATGACGCGAACGAGGGGCGATTCGCATTCGGCGCGTCTTCCATTTTGCCCCGACCAGCCGGTGGCGGCGCTATGCGGGATGAGGCTGCAGCCCGGAGACCTCGTGGAGACGCTCTAGACGACGGTAGCTCGACTCAAAGCGTGCTTGACttgcagcgacgcgagcgcggctcaGACAACGCGAGCTTCgaccgcgcctgcgtcaACGCTGTCCTCAGCAACCGGATGGGAGATGACGAGGATGACCCAG TCGCGCCAAAGATGTCTGAAAAGAGAAGGCGTATCACGGAAGAACGCGAACGGAATCGTGGACGCCTGCTGAACAAGCAACA AGGGAATTGCGCACGGTGTATGGACACACAGCACTTCGGTCGTGTCCATCGTGCGGGCATTATCGCGATGTCAAGCCAAgcgcttctctgcttccAGCCCTGGAGGAACTGTGTCTTGCGTTCGcatcttctgcttcttcctttG GCCCATGTGAGCTCAGTCACAACGGTAGACGACGCCGGGTACGAGGAACTTCGCAACTTCCAGAAAAGCATCGTCACGTACTTCCAAGAGACACGAGGGGAGCTTCCGGTCTTCATCGAAACCGTCACGCACTTTGTCGCCAAAGAAAAACTGTGGATGGGTGCAGGCCCTCACACTGCGGTTGAGGTGCTGCCCATTCCGCAGGACCGCCTCTTGGAAGCCAAG ACGTACTTTCGGAAGGCgttcgaggaggcggagggcgagtgGCAACAGCACAAGAAAGTTCTCGAGGTTCGCGGCCGTGAAGGGATTCGCAGCGCCATCCCGGCGAACATCCCGTACATTCATGTGGACTTTGCGCTCA CTGGAGGCCTCGCTCACGTGATCGAAGATGGCCGAAGCTTTTCAGCGTCGTTCGGACGCGACGTCATTCTTGGCATGCTGGAGAAGCCCCCGACCGACCGGGCGTTCTTCACGGAAGAGTAG
- a CDS encoding hypothetical protein (encoded by transcript BESB_054200): MSAESDMTASPRQSSSPASAEAQEARDVPITYFASPDASRISFVAPEGYTGVHHVSGAFYPPGRSGTVPAPVVRGSVLLGAHNMQLSQQGAETGLGSPRRVVSGAQVSARGLSSAGGVTLLHQQTSPAIPSAFCLDMRSPGRAANFSELSGAPRTGSGHDTSLKDALRKKLASGVVGKTSLETPLVSGTPRTPKTVSKLQYVSSSPRWRESSNPAPLSSYYVAGKQVEGTRQASATPRVLSCNQVNVVGGQQAGVPPLPRELLANKSQGEKRYLEELNVVDHAGAVSTSKMPHVPLPLLEQTQLHHRPESRPPSPNGRWRSMFPLVRVRSRRGGSCEITSSDFKRFLTRLQAAASGYYDDMKRLVQGPFDLIPVEWGTGSGQAAYYQTAAAPHCPQCGYQTVLTLHGMPEAGAFALSAPPSMLGVPAKEGCADRLARWHCSLCGDVAAAVDEELLGFAGSGPCGEAGDRVDQFVAEGIHGLAEYLKHSCFALPRVPQRVVEGYPLYEPDPSLSRKERPTSLTGNMCVDQLNAFLDACLVEPHKMKELPSPPPIPDTQQTGNWFIDATNAILDRCHDQFTPPLPPPPEPKPLCPPLEMLIPPCCKPVELPPAPPPRTQVCPLLSICQPRAKECPHCHQPIGMKQQLGGTCPADKPRERGSIECCLMGESHFVDEPEPTRTYGHAPMGQQQRYVEVPRLVIPADAAVSETAPKVVPVSPARYRTAGIPKVYTYEAAPEAWTEPIPRQVALKY, from the exons ATGTCCGCCGAGTCGGACATGACAGCCTCACCCCGGCAGTCTAGTTCACCTGCCTCTGCTGAAGCGCAGGAAGCACGAGACGTGCCCATTACGTATTTCGCTTCACCAGACGCCAGCCGAATCTCCTTTGTGGCTCCCGAAGGCTACACCGGTGTCCATCACGTCAGCGGTGCGTTTTACCCCCCCGGAAGGTCAGGAACAGTTCCAGCTCCAGTAGTACGTGGATCGGTCTTGCTTGGCGCGCACAACATGCAGTTAAGTCAgcaaggcgcggagacagggctCGGCTCTCCCCGGAGAGTCGTGAGCGGTGCCCAGGTATCTGCTCGTGGCCTGTCCAGTGCCGGAGGCGTCACGTTATTGCATCAGCAGACGTCTCCCGCGATCCCGTCAGCGTTCTGCTTAGACATGCGCAGCCccgggcgcgcagcgaatTTCAGTGAACTTTCGGGTGCCCCTCGCACCGGTTCTGGGCACGATACGTCGCTGAAGGATGCCCTCCGTAAGAAACTGGCGTCTGGTGTTGTAGGGAAAACCAGCTTGGAAACGCCACTGGTCAGTGGGACTCCACGGACGCCGAAGACGGTATCAAAGCTCCAATACGTGTCGTCCTCCCCGAGGTGGAGAGAATCTTCGAATCCGGCTCCACTGTCGTCGTACTACGTTGCTGGGAAGCAGGTCGAGGGCACACGTCAGGCCTCAGCGACGCCTCGTGTTCTGTCCTGCAATCAGGTGAATGTGGTTGGCGGCCAACAGGCGGGTGTGCCTCCGCTTCCAAGAGAGCTGCTTGCAAATAAATCTCAAGGCGAGAAACGCTACTTGGAGGAGCTGAACGTGGTAGATCATGCCGGCGCTGTGAGCACCAGCAAAATGCCCCATGTCCCCCTGCCTCTCCTTGAGCAGACACAGCTCCACCACAGACCTGAAagccgccccccctctccaAACGGCCGGTGGAGGTCTATGTTTCCTCTTGTTCGTGTCCGTAGTCGCCGTGGCGGATCATGTGAAATCACCTCTTCGGATTTCAAGCGTTTCCTGACCCGTCTTCAAGCAGCTGCTTCCGGGTACTATGACGACATGAAGCGCCTTGTGCAGGGACCCTTCGACCTTATTCCTGTCGAGTGGGGCACTGGCTCAGGACAAGCCGCTTACTACCAAACGGCTGCTGCACCGCACTGCCCGCAGTGCGGCTATCAGACCGTGCTCACGCTCCACGGAATGCCTGAAGCTGGGGCATTTGCGCTTTCGGCTCCACCCTCAATGCTTG GTGTGCCTGCCAAAGAAGGCTGCGCGGACCGATTGGCTCGCTGGCACTGCTCGCTGTGCGGAGATGTTGCCGCAGCAGTTGATGAAGAGCTTTTAGGTTTTGCCGGCAGTGGTCCATGCGGCGAGGCTGGCGATCGCGTGGATCAGTTCGTTGCAGAAGGCATCCACGGTCTGGCTGAATACCTCAAGCACTCGTGCTTTGCCTTGCCGCGTGTCCCCCAACGAGTTGTGGAAGGCTATCCTCTCTACGAGCCTGACCCTTCGCTCAGCAGGAAAGAGCGCCCCACCAGCCTCACAG GCAACATGTGCGTCGACCAGCTGAACGCGTTTCTTGATGCCTGCTTGGTGGAGCCGCACAAGATGAAGGAattgccgtcgccgcccccgaTCCCCGACACACAGCAGACAGGCAACTGGTTCATCGATGCTACAAACGCCATTTTGGATCGCTGTCATGATCAG TTTACTCCCCcgttgccgcctccgcctgagCCAAAGCCACTTTGCCCGCCGCTCGAGATGCTTATTCCTCCGTGCTGCAAGCCCGTTgagctgccgccagcgccgcccccccgtaCAC AGGTCTGCCCGCTCTTGAGCATCTGCCAGCCTCGCGCCAAGGAGTGCCCTCACTGCCATCAACCCATTGGCATGAAGCAACAACTAGGTGGCACAT GCCCGGCTGACAAaccgcgagagcgaggcagcatCGAATGCTGTCTGATGGGAGAGAGTCACTTTGTTGACGAGCCAGAGCCGACTCGCACGT ACGGCCACGCCCCCATgggccagcagcagcgataCGTCGAGGTCCCGCGTCTTGTCATTCCCGCCGATGCCGCGGTTTCTGAGACTGCCCCGAAGGTGGTGCCTGTCTCCCCTGCTCGCTACCGAACAGCCGGTATCCCGAAAGTCTACACATACGAGGCGGCTCCAGAAGCCTGGACCG AGCCGATCCCTCGGCAGGTCGCGTTGAAATACTAG